Proteins encoded in a region of the Isoalcanivorax pacificus W11-5 genome:
- a CDS encoding nucleoside recognition domain-containing protein: protein MHYLFIGFLLFGILAALIRALSGDPGALADTMQAMFSAANLAVQVSIGLIGVLTLWTGLFRLAEQSGLADWLARRVAPLLGRLMPDSRGNSQAMAPVTLNLSANMLGLDNAATPLGLKAMQALQVENHHPASATNSQIMFLVLNTSSVTLVPVTVLMYRAQQGAADPADVYLPMLMATTMSTFVGVWLTARIQKIRLLDPVILAAAGLWLLLLCALGALALTLPAQAAATLSSSVGNGILLAVVALFLLMAHRARLDAYSTFIEGAREGFELAVRLIPFLVAMLVAIAVLREGGVLEWLLDGLRWLAMLCGLDTRFVDALPVALLKPLSGSGARAMMLEVMQTHGVDSLAGRMAAVMQGSTETTFYVLAVYFGSVGVVRLRHALVCGLVADFAGLLTAILATYLFFG from the coding sequence TGTTTATCGGTTTCCTGCTGTTTGGCATCCTCGCCGCCCTGATCCGTGCCCTCAGCGGCGATCCGGGTGCCCTGGCGGATACCATGCAGGCGATGTTCAGTGCCGCCAATCTGGCGGTGCAGGTGAGTATCGGTCTGATTGGCGTGCTGACATTGTGGACCGGGCTGTTCCGGCTGGCCGAGCAGAGCGGCCTGGCGGACTGGCTGGCCCGGCGTGTGGCACCACTGCTGGGCCGGCTGATGCCGGACAGCCGCGGCAACAGCCAGGCGATGGCGCCGGTCACCCTGAATCTGTCCGCCAACATGCTCGGGCTTGATAACGCGGCCACGCCGCTGGGCCTGAAGGCGATGCAGGCGCTGCAGGTGGAGAACCACCATCCGGCCAGCGCAACCAACAGCCAGATCATGTTCCTGGTGCTGAATACCTCCTCGGTGACGCTGGTGCCGGTCACGGTGCTGATGTACCGCGCCCAGCAGGGGGCGGCCGACCCCGCCGACGTGTACCTGCCGATGCTGATGGCCACCACGATGTCGACGTTCGTGGGGGTCTGGCTGACCGCCCGTATCCAGAAAATCCGCCTGCTCGACCCGGTGATTCTCGCCGCCGCCGGGCTCTGGCTGCTGCTCCTGTGCGCACTGGGTGCGCTGGCACTGACGCTGCCTGCCCAGGCGGCGGCGACGCTCTCCAGCAGCGTCGGCAATGGCATTCTGCTGGCAGTGGTGGCGCTGTTCCTGCTGATGGCGCACCGGGCCAGGCTGGACGCCTACAGCACCTTCATCGAAGGGGCCAGGGAGGGGTTCGAACTGGCGGTCAGGCTGATCCCGTTCCTGGTGGCGATGCTGGTGGCGATCGCGGTACTGCGCGAAGGCGGTGTCCTCGAATGGCTGCTCGACGGCCTGCGCTGGCTGGCCATGTTGTGCGGCCTGGACACGCGCTTTGTCGACGCACTGCCGGTGGCCCTGCTGAAGCCTTTGTCCGGCAGTGGCGCGCGCGCCATGATGCTGGAAGTGATGCAGACCCACGGTGTGGATTCGCTGGCCGGGCGTATGGCGGCGGTGATGCAGGGCAGCACGGAAACCACCTTTTATGTGCTGGCCGTGTATTTCGGCAGTGTCGGCGTGGTGCGCCTGCGGCATGCCCTGGTGTGCGGACTGGTCGCGGATTTCGCCGGTCTGTTGACGGCGATCCTGGCTACCTATCTGTTTTTCGGTTGA
- a CDS encoding alpha-ketoglutarate-dependent dioxygenase AlkB family protein produces MSSTPGCKPAFQTLPGTPGLALWEPLLPAIDADALLAELTATLPWQQPRITLYGRSHPVPRLQSWHGDADAGYRYSGLAMTPQPWTPALARLRDQVAAACGHRFNSVLANLYRDGRDSMGWHADDEPELGPQPWIASLSLGATRDFALRRKGARRTALTLPLRHNQLLLMPPAMQQHWQHALPRRLRVEQPRLNLTFRLINRKTDR; encoded by the coding sequence ATGTCCAGCACGCCGGGTTGTAAGCCGGCTTTTCAGACGCTGCCTGGCACGCCGGGCCTCGCCCTGTGGGAGCCGCTGCTGCCGGCAATCGATGCCGATGCGCTGCTGGCCGAACTCACGGCCACCCTGCCCTGGCAGCAACCGCGCATTACCCTGTACGGCCGCAGCCACCCTGTGCCACGCCTGCAAAGCTGGCACGGGGATGCTGACGCCGGCTACCGCTACTCCGGGCTGGCGATGACTCCGCAGCCGTGGACGCCCGCGCTGGCACGGCTGCGTGACCAGGTCGCGGCGGCCTGCGGCCACCGTTTCAACAGCGTGCTGGCCAACCTCTACCGTGATGGCCGCGACAGCATGGGCTGGCACGCAGACGATGAGCCGGAGCTGGGCCCGCAGCCCTGGATTGCCTCGCTGTCGCTGGGCGCCACCCGCGACTTCGCGCTGCGCCGCAAAGGTGCCCGCCGCACTGCGCTGACGCTGCCACTGCGCCACAACCAACTGCTGCTGATGCCGCCCGCCATGCAGCAGCACTGGCAACACGCCCTGCCCAGACGTCTGCGTGTTGAGCAGCCACGCCTTAATCTGACTTTTCGGCTGATCAACCGAAAAACAGATAGGTAG
- the corA gene encoding magnesium/cobalt transporter CorA, translating into MLYVFDIESGVLRERGDQPNEVKQLESARWIDLVAPEDDEVALLNAMRRGSLPDIDDVEEIESSARFFTDEQGIHVHSLFLYQSEGRHRTTTVAFVLSNDQLLTLRDSEVADFRLMRMRARRGWVKVDDPFDILLSVLEQKVENMADNLEDMHRQLENVSQIVLEDENSVMEDAIDRLAKLEDSNGKTRLCLMDTQRSISFLQRHLRNDVERRATCLEIQHDLDTLMTHTNFLFEKINFLMDTAQGFINIEQSQIIKTFSIAAVVFLPPTMVASVYGMNFRIMPELDWTLGYPFALLLMFLSGLAPYLYFKYKGWF; encoded by the coding sequence ATGCTGTATGTGTTTGATATCGAAAGCGGTGTACTGCGCGAACGGGGCGATCAGCCGAACGAGGTAAAGCAGCTCGAGTCTGCGCGCTGGATTGATCTGGTGGCCCCCGAGGACGATGAAGTCGCGTTGCTCAATGCCATGCGCCGCGGCTCGCTGCCGGATATTGATGATGTCGAGGAGATTGAGTCCTCGGCCCGTTTCTTCACCGACGAGCAGGGCATTCACGTCCACTCGCTGTTCCTGTACCAGAGCGAGGGCCGGCACCGCACGACCACCGTGGCGTTTGTGCTCTCCAATGACCAGTTGCTGACGCTGCGCGACAGTGAGGTGGCGGATTTTCGTCTGATGCGCATGCGCGCCCGGCGCGGCTGGGTGAAGGTGGACGATCCGTTCGACATTCTGCTCAGCGTGCTGGAGCAGAAGGTGGAAAACATGGCCGACAACCTTGAGGACATGCATCGCCAACTCGAGAACGTCAGCCAGATCGTGCTGGAAGACGAGAATTCCGTGATGGAGGATGCCATTGACCGGCTGGCCAAGCTGGAGGACAGCAACGGGAAGACCCGTCTGTGCCTGATGGATACCCAGCGCTCGATCTCGTTTCTGCAGCGTCACTTGCGCAATGATGTGGAGCGCCGCGCCACCTGCCTGGAAATCCAGCATGACCTGGATACGCTGATGACGCACACCAATTTCCTGTTCGAGAAAATCAACTTTCTGATGGATACCGCGCAGGGTTTCATCAATATCGAACAGTCCCAGATCATCAAGACCTTCTCCATCGCCGCAGTGGTGTTCCTGCCGCCGACCATGGTGGCCAGCGTATACGGCATGAACTTCCGCATCATGCCAGAGCTGGACTGGACACTGGGCTACCCGTTCGCGCTGCTACTGATGTTCCTGTCCGGGCTGGCGCCGTATCTGTACTTTAAATACAAGGGCTGGTTCTAG